The sequence TGGGATTTTAAATAGGTAACAACGCGCTCCCTCGGGTCTTACGGTCGTTCGGGATTCGTTTCTCGTCGGGCGATGTCCATCCCAACGTTCCCGCTAGCATAACATGATTTACGCCATGAATGCTCCCCACCTGCTAACGCAACGTGCGAGTGTCCCCATAGAATTGCTGGCGGAAGCCTGCTTTCCTCGTATCAGGAAGGTGGTATGGTTACCGCACGTTGGGAACTTTGACCCAAATGCCCCCAAATCGTTGTCGGTTGGGGCTTTTAAGGAAATTTTCCAGGGCGGGGAATTGGACCCAAACCCTTTCGACCGAAATAAGCTTAGGAAGAGGAGAAATCTCTTCTCCTCTCCATCCTTGGGGACGAATTTCAAAACCAACAACGGCCAACGTTGCTAGGTTGAAGCAAGCAACCTGGTTTTTTTCTCGCGTCTGCTTATTGTTTTTAGCGGCGATCGAAAGGCTTTCTTTCTGTACGGGGTTTGGCTTTATTGACTCTTAACGTCCGTCCCATCCATTCAGCGCCGTCCAGCTCTTCAATGGCTGTTGTTTCGTGGTCGGGCGATTCCATCTCCACAAAGCCAAAACCGCGTCTTTTTCCAGTTTCCCGATCGACCGGTAATTTGACTCGCTTGATAGAGCCGTATTCA is a genomic window of Geitlerinema sp. PCC 9228 containing:
- a CDS encoding RNA-binding protein, producing MTVYIGNLSYDVTEDDLNSVFSEYGSIKRVKLPVDRETGKRRGFGFVEMESPDHETTAIEELDGAEWMGRTLRVNKAKPRTERKPFDRR